A DNA window from Heptranchias perlo isolate sHepPer1 unplaced genomic scaffold, sHepPer1.hap1 HAP1_SCAFFOLD_129, whole genome shotgun sequence contains the following coding sequences:
- the LOC137308331 gene encoding zinc finger CCHC domain-containing protein 3-like: MLAAEPLFTLPTQRNRKLIVHMYNPHVPLADVLTFLARYVDGAHNSVDVTDQFGIWTSKREVTATLRLDAHGNIVHPPSSFAIGGSRGYITYVGQPRVCRTCGKSGHLANTCTATVCKNCKQEGHQTKDCKESKRCNLCGLEGHLYRVCPERNLSYAQAAKNNTAEEEGATSKDAPKKAKSQRPAATSSESLWNLK; this comes from the exons atgctcgctgcggagccgctcttcaccctcccaacgcagaggaatcgcaagctgattgtacacatgtacaacccacacgtcccgctcgccgatgtgctgacgttcctcgccagatacgtcgACGGGGCACACAACAGCGTCgacgtcaccgaccagtttgggatctggaccagcaagagggaggtcacggcaacgttgagactggacgcccacggcaacatcgtccaccctccctccagcttcgccatcggaggaagtcgaggatacatcacgtacgtggggcagcccagagtctgtcgcacctgcggcaaatccggccatttggcgaacacctgcactgcaaccgtctgcaagaactgcaagcaggaaggacaccagactaaggactgcaaggagagcaagcgctgcaacctgtgcgggctggaaggccatctctacagggtctgccccgaacgcaacctcagctacgcccaggcggccaagaacaacacagcggaggaggagggggcaacaagcaaggatgccccaaagaaggccaagagtcagcgcccggccgcgacctc ctccgaaagcttgtggaatttaaaataa